From one Comamonas piscis genomic stretch:
- the tnpC gene encoding IS66 family transposase, protein MVQQQSLNNLSAEQLREMVASLMGHVTDKDAQIARHQTELKHSQALNAKLTHENALLKRMKFAAQSERFNAEQKSLLEDEIEADLAAVAVEIEQLQPPAAAPDAKQQPKRQPLPTQLPRREIHHEPESTTCSTPGCGCQMQRIGEDVAEKLDYVPGVFTVERHIRGKWACAKCESIQQAPVDAHVIDKGIPTAGLLAQVLVAKYADHLPLYRQESIFGRAGLAIPRSTLAQWVGTCGVRLQPLVDALKAEILSHRVLHADETPVQMLKPGKGTTHRAYLWAYAPGAFEDIKAVVYDFCESRAGEHARAFLGDWEGSLVCDDFSGYKAGFANGITEAGCLAHARRKFFDLHAANKSQIAGFALEQFSKVYDIEREVKDLNADQRQAIRQQHSKPVLNALHEWMTLQRHKMPDSSATARALDYSLRRWTALTRFADDGQLPVDNNWIENQIRPIAIGRNNWLFAGSLRAGQRAAAVMSLVQSARMTGHDPYAYLRDVLTRLPTHRTRDIDQLLPHRWQPADA, encoded by the coding sequence GTGGTGCAGCAACAATCCCTGAACAATCTCAGTGCAGAGCAACTGCGCGAGATGGTCGCCAGCCTCATGGGCCACGTGACTGACAAGGATGCGCAAATCGCCCGCCACCAAACCGAACTCAAGCACAGCCAGGCACTCAACGCCAAGCTCACCCACGAGAACGCGCTGCTCAAACGCATGAAGTTTGCCGCCCAGTCCGAGCGTTTCAACGCCGAGCAAAAGAGCCTGCTCGAAGACGAGATAGAGGCCGACCTGGCAGCCGTCGCCGTCGAGATCGAACAGCTCCAGCCACCGGCTGCAGCGCCTGACGCCAAACAACAACCCAAACGCCAGCCGCTACCGACCCAACTGCCCCGGCGCGAGATCCACCACGAGCCCGAGTCGACCACCTGCAGCACGCCCGGTTGCGGCTGCCAGATGCAACGCATCGGCGAAGACGTGGCCGAGAAGCTGGACTATGTGCCAGGCGTATTCACGGTAGAGCGCCACATCCGCGGCAAATGGGCGTGCGCGAAGTGCGAAAGTATTCAACAGGCACCGGTCGACGCGCATGTGATCGACAAAGGTATCCCGACCGCCGGTCTGCTGGCCCAGGTGCTGGTGGCCAAGTACGCCGATCATCTGCCGCTGTACCGGCAGGAGAGCATCTTTGGCCGCGCCGGTCTGGCCATCCCCCGCTCCACCCTGGCGCAATGGGTCGGCACCTGCGGCGTGCGGCTGCAACCGCTGGTCGATGCTTTGAAGGCCGAGATACTCAGCCACCGCGTGCTGCACGCCGACGAGACGCCGGTGCAGATGCTCAAACCGGGTAAAGGCACGACACACCGTGCTTACCTGTGGGCCTATGCGCCAGGCGCCTTCGAAGACATCAAGGCTGTGGTGTATGACTTCTGCGAGTCAAGGGCCGGTGAGCATGCACGGGCCTTCCTGGGTGATTGGGAGGGCAGCTTGGTCTGTGATGACTTCAGTGGCTACAAAGCCGGGTTTGCCAACGGCATAACGGAAGCCGGTTGCCTGGCGCATGCGCGTCGCAAATTCTTCGATCTGCATGCGGCCAACAAGAGCCAGATCGCAGGGTTCGCGCTGGAGCAGTTCAGCAAGGTCTACGACATCGAACGCGAGGTGAAGGATCTGAACGCCGATCAGCGCCAGGCCATCCGGCAGCAGCACAGTAAGCCGGTGCTCAATGCGCTGCACGAGTGGATGACATTGCAGCGGCACAAGATGCCGGACAGCTCGGCGACGGCCAGGGCACTGGATTACAGCCTCAGGCGCTGGACAGCGCTGACGCGCTTCGCGGATGATGGGCAATTGCCCGTGGACAACAACTGGATCGAGAACCAGATCCGGCCGATTGCCATTGGTCGCAATAACTGGCTGTTCGCCGGCAGCTTGCGCGCGGGCCAGCGTGCGGCGGCGGTGATGAGCTTGGTGCAGTCGGCGCGCATGACCGGGCATGATCCCTATGCATACCTGAGGGACGTGCTGACACGGTTGCCAACGCACAGGACCCGGGACATTGACCAACTGCTGCCGCATCGCTGGCAGCCTGCCGACGCCTGA
- the tnpB gene encoding IS66 family insertion sequence element accessory protein TnpB (TnpB, as the term is used for proteins encoded by IS66 family insertion elements, is considered an accessory protein, since TnpC, encoded by a neighboring gene, is a DDE family transposase.) translates to MIRIDAAWLATAPLDMRAGTDTALARVVIVFGAAHPHHAYLFAKKRANRIKVLVHDGIGIWLAARRLHQGKFIWPAPGEAQWQLEPAQLDTLVLGLPWQRMGDAGIITVV, encoded by the coding sequence ATGATCCGCATCGATGCCGCCTGGCTGGCCACGGCCCCGCTGGACATGCGCGCTGGCACCGACACAGCGCTGGCCCGGGTGGTCATCGTCTTCGGCGCAGCCCACCCCCACCACGCCTATCTGTTCGCCAAGAAACGTGCCAACCGCATCAAAGTGCTGGTGCACGACGGCATCGGCATCTGGCTGGCCGCTCGGCGCCTGCACCAGGGCAAGTTCATCTGGCCTGCGCCGGGGGAAGCCCAGTGGCAGTTGGAACCCGCCCAGCTCGACACCCTGGTGCTGGGCCTGCCCTGGCAGCGCATGGGAGACGCGGGCATCATCACCGTGGTCTGA
- the tnpA gene encoding IS66-like element accessory protein TnpA: protein MDTILLKDSQPPRYSVPRTRRTYTPQFKSELLTACKQPGASIAALALQHGMNANVLHRWLKDHRQGSPLLSDEVPAPAFIPIDLTASLPVLASKGEPSTPPSSIRIELQHHAMKVTLH, encoded by the coding sequence GTGGACACGATCTTGCTCAAAGACTCTCAACCCCCTCGCTACTCGGTGCCGCGCACGCGCCGTACCTATACCCCGCAGTTCAAGAGCGAACTGCTCACCGCCTGCAAGCAGCCTGGCGCCTCGATTGCCGCCTTGGCCCTGCAACATGGCATGAACGCCAACGTGCTGCACCGCTGGCTCAAGGACCATCGCCAAGGGTCACCCTTGCTCAGCGATGAGGTCCCGGCTCCTGCATTCATCCCTATTGATCTCACCGCCTCGCTGCCTGTATTGGCCAGTAAAGGCGAGCCCTCGACACCGCCATCCAGCATCCGCATTGAGCTCCAACATCACGCCATGAAGGTTACCCTGCATTGA
- a CDS encoding Crp/Fnr family transcriptional regulator — protein sequence MPEHELAQWLPDLECIEMPLGAVLYESGGHLSHVYFPISSIVSLLYVLADGGSAEIAVVGNEGLIGVSLFMGGQTTPSRAVVQSAGQALRLKAHFMMTEFNRAGDVMHLLLRYTQALLTQMSQTAVCNRHHSLDQQLCRWLLMSLDRLDSNELVMTQELIANMLGVRREGVTEAAGRLQKAGLIQYRRGHITVHDRVGIEQRTCECYAVVKQEYKRLLPVPSAD from the coding sequence CTGCCTGAGCATGAGCTAGCCCAATGGTTGCCGGATCTGGAGTGCATAGAGATGCCCTTGGGCGCTGTACTCTACGAATCGGGCGGGCACCTCAGCCACGTCTACTTCCCCATATCCTCCATTGTCTCTTTGCTCTATGTGCTGGCCGATGGAGGCTCAGCAGAGATTGCAGTTGTCGGCAATGAGGGCCTGATTGGCGTCTCGTTATTTATGGGTGGCCAGACCACGCCAAGCCGTGCCGTGGTGCAAAGCGCCGGCCAGGCGCTGCGGCTCAAGGCCCACTTCATGATGACGGAGTTCAATCGCGCGGGTGACGTGATGCATCTGCTGCTGCGCTACACCCAAGCCTTGCTGACACAGATGTCACAGACGGCTGTGTGCAACCGCCACCATTCCTTGGATCAGCAACTGTGCCGTTGGTTACTGATGAGCCTGGACCGCTTGGACAGCAATGAACTGGTGATGACGCAGGAGCTCATCGCCAATATGCTGGGGGTGCGCCGGGAAGGTGTTACCGAGGCTGCCGGGCGTTTACAAAAAGCGGGCTTGATCCAGTACCGGCGTGGCCATATCACGGTGCACGACCGTGTCGGTATTGAGCAGCGTACCTGCGAGTGCTACGCCGTGGTCAAACAGGAATACAAGCGCCTGCTGCCAGTTCCGAGCGCTGACTGA
- a CDS encoding ATPase domain-containing protein gives MKTGKATIKRLATGVPGLDEVLGGGLPELSFNLIAGPPGCGKTTLAHQMMFALATPERPALYFTVLGEPPIKMLRYQQQFDFFDLDQLNRAIRFINLAEEMSTGNLDKVLSRIAVEVEKHEPGLVFVDSFRSVVLAGEGEGHNFISLQKFIQSLGVMMTSWQATTFLIGEYFTDSDPNPVFTVSDGLIWLRQSLQGNSMVRKMEIMKMRGQPTLPGLHTFRIGPAGLQVFAPPPLEVLAVEQPDAKRLAMGVPGLDEMLGGGLPRSYSLLVAGPSGSGKSILAAAFLAEGASCGETGVIAAFEQRPLLSRGAQMADLIKSGRIAVVDTRAASLSVDEIAMQLISEIRRLKASRVVIDSLSGFELALAPTFKQDFRESLSRLVSALASTGVTVLMTSELEDRYGDLRFSPYGSAFLTDAIIVQRYIEVDSRLQRVMAVVKLRNSAHSNELRQFHIDDKGLQIGDRLQGMEGLLRGQPTRRADMQES, from the coding sequence ATGAAAACAGGCAAAGCAACCATAAAGCGTCTGGCGACGGGCGTGCCCGGGTTGGACGAGGTATTGGGCGGTGGCTTACCCGAGCTCTCCTTCAATCTGATCGCAGGCCCGCCCGGCTGTGGCAAGACTACGCTGGCACACCAGATGATGTTCGCCCTGGCTACGCCCGAGCGGCCGGCCCTGTACTTCACGGTATTGGGCGAGCCGCCCATCAAGATGCTGCGCTACCAGCAGCAATTCGACTTCTTCGATTTGGACCAGCTCAACCGGGCGATTCGCTTCATCAATCTGGCCGAGGAGATGAGTACTGGAAATCTCGACAAAGTGCTCTCACGCATTGCCGTTGAGGTGGAGAAGCACGAACCCGGTCTGGTGTTCGTCGACTCCTTTCGCTCGGTGGTGCTGGCCGGGGAGGGGGAGGGTCATAACTTCATCAGCCTGCAGAAATTCATCCAGAGCCTAGGCGTGATGATGACCAGTTGGCAGGCCACCACCTTCCTGATCGGCGAGTACTTCACCGACAGCGATCCCAATCCAGTTTTCACCGTCTCTGACGGCTTGATCTGGTTGCGACAAAGCTTGCAGGGCAATTCCATGGTGCGCAAGATGGAGATCATGAAGATGCGTGGCCAGCCGACCCTGCCGGGTCTGCATACCTTCCGCATTGGTCCGGCCGGTCTGCAGGTTTTTGCGCCGCCGCCGCTAGAGGTGTTGGCCGTAGAGCAGCCTGATGCAAAGCGCCTGGCTATGGGCGTGCCAGGTCTTGATGAAATGCTGGGCGGCGGCTTGCCGCGTAGCTATTCCCTGTTGGTTGCCGGGCCTTCGGGTTCAGGCAAAAGCATTCTTGCCGCTGCTTTCCTGGCAGAGGGCGCAAGCTGCGGAGAAACCGGCGTGATCGCTGCCTTTGAGCAGCGGCCGTTACTTTCACGCGGTGCACAAATGGCTGATTTGATCAAGAGCGGGCGGATCGCCGTGGTTGATACGCGCGCGGCGTCATTGTCGGTGGATGAGATCGCGATGCAACTGATTTCCGAGATACGCAGACTCAAGGCTAGTCGGGTCGTCATCGATTCATTGTCGGGCTTCGAGTTGGCACTGGCTCCGACCTTCAAGCAGGACTTCCGCGAGTCACTGTCACGTTTGGTCTCGGCCCTGGCCAGTACGGGTGTCACGGTACTGATGACTTCCGAGTTGGAAGATCGCTATGGGGATCTGCGCTTCTCGCCCTATGGCTCGGCTTTTTTGACCGACGCTATTATTGTGCAGCGCTACATTGAGGTTGACAGCCGCTTGCAACGTGTCATGGCCGTGGTCAAGCTGCGAAACAGTGCGCATTCCAACGAGTTGCGGCAGTTCCATATCGACGACAAGGGACTGCAGATCGGCGACCGCCTGCAAGGCATGGAAGGCCTGCTGAGAGGTCAGCCGACGCGGCGCGCTGACATGCAGGAGTCGTAG